A region of Chitinophaga horti DNA encodes the following proteins:
- the def gene encoding peptide deformylase has protein sequence MKRAIFAYGHSILKQSCNDIDPSYPGLNTLIADMWETMKNANGCGLAASQIGVPIRLFVVSNQEEEFRETFINARIIARSPELWDEEEGCLSIPGLSQMITRNWAITIAYFNERFERQTRTFSGATARMIQHEYDHTAGVLFLDYLKPLTKKLIAAKLKRIMEGKVRPGYLMRFV, from the coding sequence ATGAAACGCGCTATTTTCGCTTACGGGCACAGCATTTTAAAACAATCCTGCAACGATATTGATCCATCCTATCCCGGCTTGAATACGCTGATCGCTGATATGTGGGAGACGATGAAGAATGCCAATGGCTGCGGACTGGCGGCGTCACAGATCGGTGTGCCCATCCGGTTGTTTGTTGTCAGTAACCAGGAAGAAGAATTTCGAGAAACGTTCATCAATGCCCGTATCATCGCACGGTCGCCGGAACTGTGGGACGAGGAGGAGGGATGTTTAAGTATTCCGGGTTTGTCGCAGATGATAACAAGAAATTGGGCGATCACCATTGCGTATTTCAACGAACGATTTGAACGGCAAACGCGCACGTTCAGCGGTGCCACCGCCAGGATGATACAGCACGAATATGACCACACAGCGGGTGTGCTGTTCCTCGATTATCTGAAGCCGTTGACGAAGAAGTTGATAGCGGCTAAGTTGAAACGGATTATGGAAGGCAAGGTGCGCCCGGGATATTTGATGAGGTTTGTATAA
- a CDS encoding SDR family oxidoreductase: MNKILITGASRGIGAATALLAARHGLTVIVNYHRNQAAADKVVQTIMDSGGKALAVQADVSAEADILRLFEACDRLPGTLSALVNNAGILETQMRLDQMDTARIQRILTANVTGSLLCAREAIKRMSTRYGGEGGAIVNVSSVAARTGAPGEYIDYAASKGAIDAFTIGLSKEVAAEGIRVNGVRPGFIHTDIHADGGEPGRVERLRTSIPMQRGGTAEEIADIIWWLCSAQSTYVTGAIVDAAGGR; the protein is encoded by the coding sequence ATGAACAAGATACTGATCACCGGCGCCAGCCGCGGCATTGGTGCGGCCACTGCCCTGCTGGCGGCACGACACGGCCTCACCGTCATCGTTAACTATCATCGTAACCAGGCGGCTGCTGATAAAGTCGTGCAAACCATTATGGACAGTGGCGGCAAGGCGCTCGCCGTGCAGGCAGACGTGTCTGCAGAAGCTGATATACTCCGCCTCTTCGAAGCCTGCGATCGTTTGCCCGGTACGCTCAGCGCGCTCGTCAACAACGCCGGCATTCTTGAAACACAGATGCGCCTGGACCAGATGGATACTGCAAGGATACAACGCATACTTACGGCCAACGTAACCGGATCACTGCTCTGTGCCCGGGAGGCCATTAAACGCATGTCGACACGCTATGGCGGCGAAGGCGGTGCGATCGTGAACGTATCTTCTGTGGCAGCCCGTACAGGAGCGCCGGGCGAATACATTGACTACGCGGCTTCCAAGGGAGCGATCGATGCGTTTACCATCGGGCTATCGAAAGAAGTAGCGGCAGAAGGGATTCGTGTGAATGGTGTGCGGCCCGGTTTTATACATACAGATATTCATGCCGATGGCGGCGAGCCGGGACGCGTGGAACGATTGCGGACGAGTATTCCCATGCAGCGTGGCGGTACCGCGGAAGAGATCGCAGACATCATATGGTGGCTGTGTTCAGCACAGTCTACTTATGTAACCGGTGCGATCGTGGATGCAGCAGGTGGACGGTAA
- a CDS encoding dihydrofolate reductase family protein has product MSKIFFDNGISLDGYFAGENRGPDNPLGDGGTTIHTWMYHQRAFLKNLGIDDGDSEGADNRLVSETLSRTGAYIMGKRMFEEGEVNWPENLYKTDVFVLTHEKREPWKQKGNTTFYFVNDGIESAVARARQSAGGKDIRIQGGAMMIQQFLNAGLVDECLIHIAPLILGSGIRLFEGIDADRFSLSIKEVIHSTLTTHIRYEIRNK; this is encoded by the coding sequence ATGAGTAAAATTTTCTTTGACAATGGGATCTCCCTCGACGGTTACTTCGCCGGCGAAAACCGGGGGCCCGACAACCCGCTTGGCGACGGAGGCACCACGATACATACGTGGATGTATCATCAGCGCGCCTTCCTGAAAAACCTGGGCATAGACGACGGCGACAGTGAAGGCGCCGACAACCGGCTGGTAAGCGAAACATTATCGAGAACAGGCGCCTACATCATGGGCAAACGCATGTTCGAAGAGGGTGAAGTGAACTGGCCCGAAAACCTTTATAAAACGGACGTATTCGTCCTGACGCATGAAAAACGTGAACCATGGAAGCAAAAGGGAAATACGACTTTCTATTTCGTCAATGATGGAATAGAAAGTGCCGTAGCCCGCGCCCGTCAATCGGCCGGTGGCAAAGACATCCGGATACAGGGCGGCGCAATGATGATCCAGCAGTTTCTCAACGCGGGGCTGGTAGATGAATGCCTTATTCACATCGCCCCGTTGATTTTAGGCAGTGGCATCCGGTTGTTCGAAGGTATCGATGCAGACCGCTTCTCCTTATCCATTAAAGAGGTGATCCACTCCACCCTCACTACACACATCAGGTACGAAATCAGAAATAAGTAA
- a CDS encoding AraC family transcriptional regulator, with the protein MDFNIIQPPQCLEKYIRFFWTMDSRSLSPEDNTFRMFARRFPRLVFQHNDGHSAIYHGTNFLPLSYLSGLNTLPYECGIQPSFTTTGVSFYPHAVKLFFKVDACHLVNELPDLVNFVPQWLTDALLDEPLQTRRISILIRFFSKKLTENASTDPIAEAGWRMIHQVNQKTVIRHLLTMYNISERQLERRFKSTVGFSPKQFLKIARFERSIEALRRKGDMRLSDIAYDLNYCDQSHFIREFREFSNQTPLEYLNQQILFQENSAMIVKK; encoded by the coding sequence ATGGACTTTAATATCATCCAGCCTCCCCAATGCCTCGAAAAATATATCCGTTTTTTCTGGACCATGGACTCCAGGTCATTGTCTCCCGAAGACAATACCTTCAGGATGTTCGCCAGAAGATTTCCCCGGTTGGTTTTTCAGCATAATGACGGTCACTCTGCCATCTATCACGGGACAAACTTTTTGCCGCTGTCCTATCTCAGCGGGTTAAATACACTGCCGTATGAATGCGGCATACAGCCCTCATTTACCACCACGGGCGTCAGCTTTTATCCGCATGCGGTAAAACTGTTCTTTAAGGTAGATGCCTGCCACCTCGTCAATGAGCTGCCCGACCTGGTCAACTTCGTTCCGCAGTGGCTTACCGACGCCTTGCTGGACGAGCCTTTGCAAACGCGGCGGATCAGTATCCTCATCAGGTTCTTCAGCAAAAAGCTGACGGAAAATGCCAGTACGGACCCTATCGCAGAAGCCGGCTGGCGTATGATTCACCAGGTTAACCAGAAAACGGTCATCCGCCACCTGCTCACGATGTATAATATCTCCGAGCGGCAACTGGAAAGGCGCTTTAAATCGACGGTGGGTTTTTCGCCCAAACAGTTCCTGAAAATCGCGCGGTTTGAAAGGTCGATCGAAGCATTGCGGCGGAAGGGGGACATGAGGTTGTCGGATATCGCATACGACCTGAATTACTGTGATCAGTCGCACTTTATCCGGGAGTTTCGCGAGTTCTCTAACCAAACGCCGCTCGAGTACCTGAACCAGCAGATCTTATTCCAGGAAAATTCGGCCATGATCGTAAAGAAATAA